Proteins from one Nerophis lumbriciformis linkage group LG08, RoL_Nlum_v2.1, whole genome shotgun sequence genomic window:
- the LOC133611214 gene encoding uncharacterized protein isoform X7, which yields MCERTTAEYEGKLSPTKVEKERQHEPLDAVIKLHQVALHRTDAQQPPHFKEDEEESQPPHFEDEEELWIAQECLLGQEEADLTKFPLTVVSVKTEDHEEKPPESSQLHHTPNVQQLVGRQKECPPQSMEGSSPLKHIKEEEEELWITQEEECLLGQKEADLTKFPLTVVSVKTEDHEDKPPESSQLHHGPSEEIRVVEASSSSSPQHTTAETDGDHCGGSQAEKILAPLSDGDDTTSHNNVNMESHMRTHTEEKPSCSLCGNTFSRKSTLKHHMNMHTGERPFNCSICAKGFIRNWDLTRHMRGHTGEKTFCCSVCGKTFSDSSTIKMHMRTHTGEKPFVCSVCTEVFFQSSHLTQHMQTHTGERPFSCSVCGKRFSHQRSMQAHIRLHSREKPFSCLVCAKGFVRNIDLTRHMRTHTGEKHFSCSVCSKRFSNQNILQIHMRTHTGEKPYSCSMCGKRSSNKGNIQRHMRTHTGQ from the exons atgtgcgaaagaacgacagCAGAGTACGAAGGCAAACTTTCTCCAACAAAAgtggagaaggagcgacaacatgaaccACTGGACGCTGTTATCAAGCTACATCAGGTTgcgttacacagaacag ACGCCCAGCAGCCTCCCCACTTTAAAGAGGACGAGGAGGAGTCACAGCCACCCCACTTTGAAGATGAAGAGGAACTCTGGATTGCCCAAGAGTGTCTTCTtgggcaggaggaggctgatctcaccaagtttccactgactgttgtctctgtgaagactgaagaccatgaagagaaaccacctgagtcctcacagcttcatcacactccaa acgtccagcagctggtTGGTCGTCAAAAAGAATGTCCCCCTCAGTCGATGGAAGGGAGCTCCCCTTTGaagcacattaaagaggaagaggaggaactctggattACTCAGGAGGAAGAGTGTCTTCTCGGGCAGAAGGAGGCTGATCTTActaagtttccactgactgttgtctctgtgaagactgaagaccatgaggacaaaccacctgagtcctcacagcttcatcacggTCCAAGTGAGGAGATCAGAGTTGTGGAAGCTTCCAGCAGCAGCTCACCACAACACACGACAGCAGaaactgatggagaccactgtggaggatcacaagcagagaAGATCTTAGCTCCTCTGTCAGATGGTGACGACACAACGTCACACAATAATGTAAATATGGAAtcccacatgagaacgcacacagaaGAAAAACCTAGTTGCTCACTTTGTGGTAATACATTTTCTCGGAAGTCCACTCTAAAGCATCATATGAATATGCACACAGGAGAAAGACCTTTCAATTGTTCAATTTGTGCAAAAGGTTTCATCAGAAACTGGGATTTGACGCGGCACATGCGGGGACACACGGGGGAAAAGACCTTCTGTTGTTCGGTTTGTGGTAAAACATTCTCTGACAGTAGTACTATAAAAatgcacatgagaacgcacacgggcGAAAAACCCTTTGTCTGTTCGGTCTGTACGGAAGTCTTTTTTCAAAGCTctcatttgactcaacacatgcagacgcacacgggagaaagacctttcagttgttcagtttgcggtaaaagATTCTCTCACCAACGCAGCATGCAAGCGCACATTCGGTTGCACTCGAGGGAGAAACCCTTCAGTTGTTTAGTTTGCGCAAAAGGCTTCGTCAGAAACATCGATTTGACTCGGCACATGcggacacacacaggagaaaaacatttcagttgttcagtttgcaGTAAAAGATTCTCGAACCAAAATATTTTGcaaatacacatgagaacgcacacgggagaaaaaccttatAGTTGTTCAATGTGCGGGAAAAGATCCTCTAACAAAGGTAATAtacaaagacacatgagaacacacacaggacaaTAA